The Channa argus isolate prfri chromosome 14, Channa argus male v1.0, whole genome shotgun sequence genome includes a window with the following:
- the LOC137098898 gene encoding neurturin, with the protein MKLWKSATFAFMLCGAALSILLVKNMVAIGQFRRETKYPHTSSPSSRTAPSSEPTSSTSTPTPSPSSSSAESGVLPRLHRRIRSADDMNALLSEFSVMLQSFTEGELQHVVETLLDRKRRKNPGRRTKRAQVPKPCSLRKLEVTVRELKLGYESDETVLLRYCSGECTAYRHNYDIAMAHVMRTRFRKKGRKVSNGPCCRPTAFEKGFSFLDNNSRYHTIQNISAKHCGCV; encoded by the exons ATGAAGTTATGGAAAAGTGCTACTTTTGCCTTCATGCTTTGTGGTGCAGCTCTGTCCATCCTCCTCGTTAAAAACATGGTCGCCATCGGACAGTTCAGACGTGAGACAAAGTATCCACACACATCTTCACCCTCATCCAGAACAGCTCCATCATCAGAACCCACATCCAGTACCTCAACACCAACACCATCACCCTCATCATCCTCCGCAGAGTCGGGAGTGCTGCCCCGTCTTCACAGGAGAATCCGCTCAGCGGACGACATGAACGCTCTCCTCTCAGAGT TTTCTGTGATGCTCCAGAGCTTCACGGAGGGCGAGCTTCAGCATGTAGTCGAGACCTTGCTagacaggaagagaaggaaaaacccCGGCCGAAGGACTAAAAGAGCCCAAGTGCCAAAGCCCTGCTCTCTGAGGAAGCTGGAGGTGACTGTGAGAGAACTGAAGCTGGGGTACGAGAGTGACGAGACAGTGCTGCTGCGCTACTGCAGTGGAGAATGCACGGCCTATAGGCACAACTACGACATTGCCATGGCGCACGTGATGCGGACACGTTTCAGGAAGAAGGGCCGCAAGGTTAGCAACGGGCCCTGCTGCCGGCCGACTGCATTCGAAAAAGGCTTTTCCTTCTTGGACAATAACAGCCGCTATCACACAATACAGAACATATCAGCAAAGCACTGTGGGTGTGTATGA